The Candidatus Zixiibacteriota bacterium genome includes a region encoding these proteins:
- a CDS encoding S8 family serine peptidase has translation MRAHTGRHFPLSATLILVILILASAARTAEAETREPVFVPGEMILQLSSAKAAGQLASDFAALDLRPRQLLSRRLNIWLYEYRADGHKDTAAHEEVLARVRRHPAVELGQFNHEVALRSTFPDDSSFGQQWALHNTGQTGGVADADIDAPEAWDLTTSGTTADGDQIVIAIVDRGYDLNHPDISFFKNTHETPANGIDDDGNGYIDDYDGWDAYSNDGTLPASDHGTHVAGIAAAIGNNGAGVSGVNWQVKVMPIAGSSTSEATVVAAYAYALEMRAQYNESEGALGAFVVATNSSFGVDYGDPVNFPVWCAMFDSLGAYGVLSAAATANIGMDIDANGDVPTACPSDYLIAVTNTTSSDVRNSGAGWGAASIDLGAPGTSVYSTLLGGGYGNKTGTSMASPHVAGAVGFMYSAASPVVIDLARRRPDSVALLIRQAILDGVDSIGSLTGVTVTGGRLNLRTAAVLVQAIPTGVTIVHQPLADTRDTVNDYAVAAQITSDTTLAPDSLRLHYEIASVWTSAILSPAGGVQYSGAIPAQPPGTTIRYYLTAADVEGKADTTDIFTFRVIDYAVSVRPDWQTQTGLVSDTMWFDLWVVNTGLRADDYTLGIGQAKWVTQIFDSTMAGPISATGAVGAEDSVKVKVRVLIPASTYLAADTAVMAVLSTANPAVTAAGAAVTVSDGPALAVPFSEEFAAAAFDSSRWAGVVEAEISEAGLAEPSPPYSLNLDGNRYGADTVLSMAIDLRGQTAAMVGYAYQRTGGGDSPEAGDDLVVEYFDSTGTWRLIRQHLGADPDMTTFEEVEFSLPADAFHRRFRLRLRCTGTIGVFDDWFVDDVYVGPPPAYAVRVTPPQSRQYGFAGDTVMYLVTVHNRGLNTDRYHLFAEDLGGWPVAAYDSLGQGIITVTDFVPSGDSSRFAAKVPIPADAAANDASAARVRVVSLSNTSVADTAALETVSSGPPGGFPWYESFPEDTLIAFRWPQNSGATVTASAVDPPTPPYALDLDGGIDTVVSQVLNLSAVGEANLSFYYQRAASDPPEAGEDLWLEYKTSVGQWVQLDQLAGGGGAMNYFAQRVIPLVPAALHSGFQLRLRSFGSCANCDHWYIDDIRIDYAPDIAVAPAAIEVTLEQGDSAAAHLIIENEGLGGLDYSLSRVPATATLPFARLAAEDGLEPALRSYPDGFDDYAEPKGGEDPRIGAPVTRDAGGPDAYGYFWVDSDEPAGPTFAWIEASTTGINIIGTLTDDSFSGPYAIGFDFPFYDSTYSTLFVGSNGIIGFAPISLNSRFKRHLPDTTAPNALLAWLWDDLNPTDGANPGAAVYVDATPARCVIQFSAYPEYLAGAGDVVNAEVILYPDGSIVYQYLSIAPGFDVASCAVGIENPAGADGLEVAYLTPYLKDSLAILFTNPSQWLALERTAGSVDPGGADTLALTITTANLGSGSYGLILLVTSNDPDESPWSVPATVHVTLPPQYVCGDLTGNGGTPNVADLTYFVNFLFRGGPPPADMAAADIDGSGGLPTVGDLTYFIGFLFRGGPPPICENGRHRAQ, from the coding sequence ATGCGCGCGCACACAGGCCGGCACTTCCCCCTCTCGGCGACCCTCATCCTGGTCATTCTCATCCTGGCCTCCGCCGCTCGGACGGCGGAGGCAGAAACCCGGGAACCGGTCTTTGTGCCGGGAGAGATGATTCTGCAGTTGTCCTCGGCCAAAGCCGCCGGCCAACTGGCTTCGGATTTCGCCGCCCTCGACCTGCGGCCCCGGCAACTGCTCTCGCGCCGCCTGAACATCTGGCTCTACGAATACCGCGCCGACGGGCACAAGGACACGGCTGCGCATGAGGAGGTGCTCGCCCGGGTGCGGCGGCATCCCGCGGTCGAGCTCGGCCAGTTCAATCATGAAGTGGCCCTCCGCTCGACCTTCCCCGACGACTCCTCGTTCGGCCAGCAGTGGGCGCTGCACAACACCGGCCAGACGGGAGGGGTTGCGGATGCCGATATTGACGCTCCCGAGGCCTGGGATCTGACGACCTCCGGGACGACGGCCGACGGGGATCAGATTGTGATCGCCATTGTCGACCGCGGGTACGACCTGAACCACCCCGACATCTCCTTTTTCAAGAACACCCATGAAACGCCCGCGAACGGGATTGACGACGACGGCAACGGGTATATCGACGACTACGACGGCTGGGATGCGTACTCGAACGACGGGACGCTGCCGGCGAGCGACCACGGAACGCACGTGGCGGGGATCGCCGCGGCCATCGGCAACAACGGCGCGGGGGTGAGCGGGGTCAACTGGCAGGTGAAGGTGATGCCGATCGCCGGGTCCTCGACTTCCGAGGCGACGGTGGTGGCCGCGTACGCCTACGCCCTGGAGATGCGGGCGCAGTACAACGAATCGGAGGGCGCGCTCGGAGCGTTCGTGGTGGCGACCAATTCCTCGTTCGGCGTGGACTACGGCGACCCGGTCAATTTCCCTGTCTGGTGCGCCATGTTTGACTCGCTCGGGGCCTACGGCGTGTTGAGCGCGGCGGCCACCGCCAACATCGGCATGGACATCGACGCAAACGGCGACGTCCCCACCGCCTGCCCCAGCGACTACCTGATTGCGGTGACCAACACAACCTCCAGCGACGTGCGCAACAGCGGGGCCGGCTGGGGCGCCGCCTCGATCGACCTGGGCGCACCCGGGACCTCGGTCTACTCCACGCTGCTCGGAGGCGGGTACGGGAACAAGACGGGGACGTCGATGGCCTCCCCCCATGTCGCGGGGGCAGTCGGGTTCATGTACAGCGCAGCCTCCCCCGTGGTCATCGACCTGGCGCGGCGGCGCCCCGACTCGGTAGCCCTGCTTATCCGCCAGGCTATCTTGGACGGCGTCGACTCGATCGGGTCGCTCACCGGCGTGACGGTCACGGGCGGACGGCTCAACCTTCGCACCGCGGCGGTGCTGGTGCAGGCCATCCCGACCGGCGTGACGATCGTCCACCAACCGCTCGCGGACACCCGGGATACCGTGAACGATTACGCGGTCGCCGCCCAGATTACGTCGGACACGACTCTGGCGCCGGATTCGCTGCGCCTGCACTACGAGATTGCGAGCGTGTGGACAAGCGCGATCCTTTCCCCGGCCGGCGGAGTCCAGTACAGCGGCGCCATTCCCGCCCAGCCGCCCGGCACGACGATCCGCTACTATCTGACCGCGGCGGACGTGGAGGGAAAAGCGGACACCACCGACATCTTCACGTTCCGGGTGATCGACTACGCGGTGAGTGTGCGCCCCGACTGGCAGACGCAGACGGGGCTGGTGTCCGACACGATGTGGTTTGACCTCTGGGTGGTCAACACGGGGCTGCGCGCGGACGACTACACCCTGGGGATCGGACAGGCGAAGTGGGTGACCCAGATTTTCGACAGCACCATGGCCGGCCCGATCAGCGCGACCGGGGCGGTGGGGGCGGAAGATTCGGTGAAAGTCAAGGTCCGCGTGCTCATCCCCGCCAGCACTTATCTGGCGGCGGACACGGCGGTAATGGCCGTCCTCTCGACGGCGAATCCGGCGGTGACCGCTGCCGGCGCCGCGGTGACGGTGTCGGACGGACCGGCCCTCGCCGTTCCGTTCAGCGAGGAATTCGCCGCCGCCGCGTTCGATTCCTCCAGGTGGGCGGGGGTGGTCGAAGCCGAGATCAGCGAGGCCGGGCTCGCGGAACCCTCGCCGCCCTACAGCCTCAACCTCGACGGCAACCGGTACGGCGCGGATACGGTACTCTCGATGGCGATCGATCTGCGGGGGCAGACGGCCGCCATGGTTGGGTACGCTTACCAGCGGACCGGGGGCGGAGATTCGCCGGAAGCCGGCGACGATCTCGTGGTCGAGTATTTCGATTCGACCGGCACGTGGCGCCTGATCCGCCAGCACCTCGGCGCCGATCCCGACATGACGACGTTCGAGGAGGTGGAGTTTTCGCTACCCGCGGACGCCTTCCACCGGCGCTTCCGTCTGCGCCTGCGCTGCACGGGCACAATCGGCGTGTTCGACGACTGGTTTGTCGACGACGTGTATGTCGGGCCGCCGCCGGCCTACGCCGTTCGCGTGACACCGCCGCAGTCCCGGCAGTACGGGTTCGCCGGCGACACGGTAATGTACTTGGTGACGGTGCACAACCGGGGGCTCAACACGGACCGCTACCACCTGTTCGCCGAGGATCTCGGCGGGTGGCCGGTCGCGGCCTACGATTCGCTCGGCCAGGGGATTATTACCGTGACCGATTTCGTCCCCAGCGGAGACTCGAGCCGGTTTGCCGCGAAAGTGCCCATCCCGGCCGACGCGGCCGCCAACGACGCGAGCGCCGCCCGGGTGCGCGTGGTCTCGCTGAGCAACACGTCGGTAGCCGACACCGCCGCCCTTGAAACGGTCTCGAGCGGACCGCCCGGCGGATTCCCGTGGTACGAGAGCTTCCCCGAGGATACCCTCATCGCCTTCCGGTGGCCGCAGAATTCGGGGGCCACGGTCACCGCGTCGGCGGTGGATCCCCCGACCCCGCCGTACGCGCTTGACCTCGACGGCGGGATCGACACGGTTGTCAGCCAGGTGCTCAACCTGAGCGCGGTCGGCGAGGCGAATCTCTCCTTCTATTACCAGCGGGCGGCGAGCGACCCGCCGGAAGCGGGCGAGGATTTGTGGCTGGAGTACAAGACATCGGTCGGGCAGTGGGTGCAGCTCGATCAACTGGCGGGGGGCGGGGGCGCCATGAACTACTTCGCACAGCGGGTGATCCCCCTGGTCCCGGCGGCCCTGCACAGCGGGTTCCAGCTGCGGCTGCGCTCGTTCGGTTCCTGCGCCAACTGCGACCACTGGTACATTGACGATATCCGCATCGATTACGCCCCGGACATCGCCGTGGCCCCGGCCGCCATTGAGGTGACGCTCGAGCAGGGGGATTCGGCGGCCGCGCACCTGATTATCGAAAATGAGGGGCTGGGCGGGCTGGACTACTCGCTCAGCCGGGTCCCCGCGACGGCCACGTTGCCGTTCGCGCGCCTGGCAGCAGAAGATGGCCTGGAGCCGGCGCTGCGGTCCTATCCGGATGGGTTCGACGACTACGCCGAGCCCAAGGGCGGCGAGGATCCCCGGATCGGAGCGCCGGTGACGCGTGATGCCGGAGGCCCGGACGCCTACGGGTATTTCTGGGTCGACTCCGATGAGCCGGCCGGGCCGACCTTTGCCTGGATTGAGGCAAGCACCACCGGGATCAACATCATCGGCACGCTGACCGATGATTCGTTCAGCGGGCCGTATGCGATCGGCTTCGATTTCCCCTTCTACGACAGCACGTACTCGACGCTCTTTGTGGGATCGAACGGAATCATCGGGTTCGCACCGATAAGTCTGAACAGCCGGTTCAAGAGGCACCTCCCCGACACTACCGCGCCGAACGCCCTGCTGGCCTGGCTATGGGATGATCTGAATCCCACCGACGGGGCCAACCCGGGGGCGGCCGTGTATGTCGACGCGACGCCGGCCCGCTGCGTCATCCAGTTCTCCGCGTATCCGGAGTACCTGGCCGGCGCCGGGGATGTGGTGAACGCTGAAGTGATCCTGTATCCGGACGGGTCGATCGTCTACCAGTACCTGTCGATCGCGCCGGGTTTCGACGTTGCCAGCTGCGCGGTGGGGATTGAGAACCCCGCGGGCGCCGACGGGCTGGAGGTGGCCTACCTGACGCCCTATCTGAAAGACTCGCTGGCCATTCTCTTCACCAATCCCTCCCAGTGGCTGGCGCTGGAGCGGACGGCCGGGTCGGTCGACCCGGGCGGGGCCGACACGCTCGCCCTGACAATCACGACGGCGAATCTTGGCTCCGGCAGCTACGGCCTGATCCTGCTGGTGACCAGCAACGATCCCGACGAGAGCCCGTGGTCGGTGCCGGCGACGGTGCACGTGACGCTCCCCCCCCAGTACGTGTGCGGGGACCTCACCGGGAACGGCGGGACGCCGAACGTGGCGGACCTTACCTATTTCGTCAATTTCCTTTTCCGCGGCGGCCCGCCGCCGGCGGACATGGCAGCCGCGGACATCGACGGTTCCGGGGGACTTCCGACGGTAGGCGACCTGACCTATTTTATCGGATTTTTGTTTCGGGGCGGACCCCCGCCGATTTGCGAAAACGGCCGGCATCGTGCGCAATAG
- a CDS encoding anion permease yields the protein MRIGLILGPAAAPGLLAPADLQPGHPAVTAAAAVAVLMAVWWITEAIPIPAGALLPIALHPVLGIMKGDAVAAKYVSSVIFLFIGGFIVALAMERCGLHRRIALRIITLIGASPRCLLAGFIAATFVLSMWISNPAATMMMIPIAMAIVLKVEEGAPGAPTARFAAVVWAVLTALYAPSAGELKEGKEIFAWLGSLRWLGRRRGEGQREIRVEKARDRFGFCNLLYANTEGSCEEAAANAWNPVSP from the coding sequence ATGCGCATCGGCCTTATTCTTGGTCCGGCTGCGGCCCCGGGCCTCCTGGCGCCGGCCGATCTCCAGCCCGGCCACCCGGCCGTCACCGCCGCCGCCGCGGTCGCTGTCCTGATGGCCGTCTGGTGGATCACGGAGGCCATTCCCATTCCGGCCGGCGCCCTTCTGCCGATCGCCCTGCATCCGGTCCTGGGGATCATGAAGGGGGACGCCGTGGCCGCCAAGTACGTCAGCAGCGTCATCTTCCTCTTTATCGGCGGATTCATCGTGGCCCTTGCCATGGAGCGGTGCGGTCTCCACCGGCGCATCGCCCTGCGCATCATCACCCTCATCGGCGCCTCCCCCCGCTGCCTGCTGGCCGGCTTCATAGCCGCCACCTTTGTTCTGTCGATGTGGATTTCCAACCCGGCGGCGACGATGATGATGATTCCGATTGCGATGGCCATTGTGCTGAAGGTGGAGGAAGGCGCACCGGGCGCTCCGACCGCCAGGTTCGCCGCCGTTGTCTGGGCCGTCCTCACCGCCTTGTATGCACCGTCCGCCGGCGAGCTAAAGGAGGGAAAGGAAATCTTTGCGTGGTTGGGATCTCTACGTTGGCTCGGCCGGCGCCGCGGGGAGGGCCAACGAGAAATCAGGGTGGAAAAAGCACGGGACCGGTTCGGCTTCTGTAACCTGCTGTACGCCAATACGGAAGGCTCTTGCGAAGAGGCGGCGGCGAACGCATGGAACCCAGTTTCTCCGTGA
- a CDS encoding S9 family peptidase, whose protein sequence is MKLSHSLALILIAVALVASAALAQETAVAPHAPVAAMIPRVDTVNGNIVRIDDYYWLRNRGDSAVMAYLEAENAYTEACMAHTAQLQEDLYKEMRARIKETDMSVPARYMDYYYYARTEEGRQYNIYCRKKGSLEAPEEIILDVNRLAENFDYYQVGAFEISPDQQLLAYTFDTAGSEVYTLVVKNMLTGDYFSDTLPNVSAVAWAGDNLTLFYTVEDETRRPYQLFRHKLGAAPAEDRLVYHEQDPAFYVGVGETRSRRYLMMMIGSQITSEVWYLRTDNPESDFTLFAPREQGVEYSVDHQGDNFYITTNKDAVNFRLLRTPTADPSPANWTEVIPARDSVKLDGVDCFKDYLVVYEHDRGLPMVQIRTVSDGAVHYIAFDQPIYSVYPNRNPSYDASKLRLNFQSLITPSTIFDYDMDSRKRTTLKQEEVLGGYNPEDYAQERVWATAPDGTRIPISMCYRKGMVRDGSHPLYLYGYGAYGMTMEPWFSANRLSLIDRGFIYAIAHIRGGGYLGRPWYEDGKMLRKRNTFTDFIACGDYLAEQGYTAPDRMVISGASAGGLLIGAVVNMRPDLAAVAIADVPFVDVINTMLDESIPLTVIEYEEWGNPHDPAYYDYMMSYSPYDNVTAKDYPAMLVTAGLNDPRVQYWEPAKWTAKLRATKTDDHVLLLKTNMGAGHGGASGRYDYLKEVALEYAFILDQLGLTGP, encoded by the coding sequence ATGAAGCTCTCACACTCGCTGGCTCTCATTTTGATCGCGGTCGCCCTTGTCGCCTCGGCCGCGTTGGCCCAGGAAACGGCCGTCGCACCGCATGCCCCGGTAGCCGCCATGATCCCGCGCGTCGACACTGTGAACGGCAATATCGTCCGCATTGACGACTACTACTGGCTCCGCAACCGCGGGGACTCGGCTGTTATGGCGTACCTCGAAGCCGAGAATGCCTACACTGAGGCCTGCATGGCGCACACCGCGCAGCTCCAGGAGGACCTCTACAAGGAGATGCGCGCCCGCATCAAGGAAACCGACATGAGCGTGCCGGCCCGCTACATGGACTACTACTACTACGCCCGGACAGAGGAAGGCCGGCAGTACAACATCTACTGCCGCAAGAAAGGCTCGCTGGAGGCTCCGGAGGAGATCATTCTCGATGTGAACAGGCTGGCCGAGAATTTCGACTACTATCAGGTCGGCGCTTTCGAGATCAGCCCCGATCAGCAACTGCTGGCCTACACCTTCGATACCGCCGGCAGCGAGGTGTACACGCTGGTGGTCAAGAATATGCTCACCGGCGATTACTTCAGCGACACCCTCCCCAATGTCTCGGCTGTCGCCTGGGCCGGCGACAACCTCACGCTATTCTACACGGTCGAGGACGAAACCCGGCGGCCCTACCAGCTCTTCCGCCACAAGCTGGGCGCCGCGCCGGCCGAGGACCGGCTGGTCTATCACGAACAGGATCCGGCCTTCTACGTCGGCGTGGGGGAGACCCGCAGCCGGCGGTACCTGATGATGATGATCGGCAGTCAGATCACGTCCGAGGTCTGGTATCTGCGGACCGACAATCCCGAGAGCGACTTCACGCTCTTTGCGCCCCGCGAGCAAGGGGTGGAATATTCCGTCGACCACCAGGGGGACAATTTCTACATCACGACGAACAAGGATGCGGTCAATTTCCGCCTGCTGCGCACCCCCACGGCTGACCCGTCGCCGGCCAATTGGACCGAGGTCATCCCGGCCCGGGATTCGGTGAAACTGGACGGCGTCGACTGCTTCAAGGACTATCTCGTCGTCTACGAGCACGACCGCGGTCTCCCCATGGTCCAGATCCGGACCGTGAGCGACGGCGCCGTGCACTACATCGCCTTCGACCAGCCGATCTACTCGGTCTATCCGAACCGCAACCCGTCGTACGATGCGTCGAAGCTCCGCCTCAATTTCCAATCGCTCATCACGCCGAGCACGATCTTTGACTACGACATGGATTCGCGCAAGCGCACCACGCTGAAACAGGAGGAAGTGCTCGGCGGCTACAACCCCGAGGACTACGCCCAGGAGCGGGTGTGGGCGACGGCACCGGACGGCACACGGATCCCCATTTCCATGTGCTACCGGAAAGGGATGGTGAGAGACGGTTCCCACCCGCTCTACCTGTACGGTTACGGCGCTTACGGCATGACGATGGAGCCCTGGTTTTCGGCCAACCGGCTGAGCCTGATCGACCGCGGTTTCATCTACGCCATCGCCCACATCCGGGGCGGGGGATACCTCGGGCGGCCGTGGTACGAGGACGGCAAGATGCTGCGCAAGCGCAACACCTTCACCGATTTCATCGCCTGCGGCGACTACCTGGCCGAACAGGGCTACACCGCGCCCGACCGAATGGTGATCTCGGGGGCCAGCGCCGGCGGCCTGCTCATCGGCGCGGTCGTCAACATGCGCCCCGACCTGGCGGCCGTGGCCATCGCCGATGTCCCGTTTGTCGACGTCATAAATACCATGCTCGATGAGTCGATCCCCCTGACCGTGATCGAGTACGAGGAGTGGGGCAATCCCCATGACCCGGCCTACTACGATTACATGATGTCCTACTCGCCGTACGACAACGTCACCGCGAAGGATTATCCCGCGATGCTCGTCACGGCAGGGCTGAACGACCCGCGCGTGCAGTACTGGGAGCCGGCCAAGTGGACGGCGAAACTCCGCGCCACCAAGACCGATGACCACGTTCTGCTGCTCAAGACTAACATGGGGGCGGGGCACGGTGGGGCCTCCGGCCGCTATGATTACCTGAAAGAGGTTGCCCTGGAGTACGCCTTCATTCTCGACCAGCTCGGCCTGACCGGGCCGTGA
- a CDS encoding sigma-70 family RNA polymerase sigma factor, producing the protein MEQAAPDNRSLIEEILRGSQAAFRTFVSRHQRLVSHIVFRMVANAADREDVCQDVFLKVFHNLGSFRHDARVSTWVARIAYNACIDHLQRRKIPLLEDLAGEDGSSPLETIADPAEGADAAAETRDLFARVQAEMAYLPPQYRAILTLYHLDEMTYEEIVEITGLPMGTVKNYLFRARRQLRDRLLTKYRTEDIWLTGT; encoded by the coding sequence ATGGAGCAGGCTGCGCCGGACAACCGGTCCTTAATTGAGGAAATCCTCCGCGGCAGCCAGGCGGCGTTCCGGACGTTCGTGAGCCGGCACCAGCGGCTGGTCAGCCACATTGTTTTCCGGATGGTGGCGAATGCCGCCGACCGCGAGGATGTCTGCCAAGACGTGTTCCTCAAGGTTTTCCACAACCTCGGCAGCTTCCGCCATGACGCCAGGGTGTCGACGTGGGTGGCCCGGATCGCCTACAACGCGTGCATCGACCACCTGCAGAGGCGGAAGATCCCGCTGCTGGAAGATCTGGCCGGCGAGGACGGATCGTCGCCGCTGGAGACGATCGCCGATCCGGCGGAAGGGGCGGATGCGGCGGCTGAGACGCGCGACCTGTTTGCCCGGGTGCAGGCGGAGATGGCGTATCTGCCGCCGCAGTATCGGGCGATCCTCACGCTGTACCATCTCGACGAGATGACGTACGAGGAGATCGTGGAGATCACCGGCCTGCCCATGGGCACGGTGAAGAACTACCTGTTCCGGGCGCGCCGGCAGTTGCGCGACCGGCTGTTGACGAAATACCGAACGGAGGACATATGGTTGACAGGCACATGA
- a CDS encoding DUF3413 domain-containing protein, with the protein MQTVSPTPRRDALRAGSWFFLINAGFAILIATRYMVHFTAIAGLGAYLYIAIVTLSHFVALVFIPWLALYAPVALLVPRRGVLLPWGALIAALTLGLLALDTHVFNLYRFHINRFTLELLFGGAGAEIYEFHPSEYAFVATVLVLGILFELFLFRWVWRGQWWRPLRVARWAVPAVLLMMLAGHAVHAWAAANGSRSITRASRFYPLYFPATANDFFIKHGWASPEQNQLALAAGADESRKYLRYPLAPLRADCGSGANILLILLDSWNYRALDSLVTPRLWHFAASAEQYRNHYSGSNGTRTGIFSLFYSLPGTYWYEVLAAKIRPVFINHLLACGYRFGVFTSASLVSPPFDQTVFAGVPGIPLRVPGERAHDRDLQITRDWLAFTEDYAASTGAPPFFGFLFYDALHSISHPDDFTGPFQPAWTHAKYSALGEDTDPAPFWNLYCNVAYFEDSLVGLVLADLEAHGLLENTVVIITGDHGQEFNENGKGYWGHNGNYSRAQLGVPLIIRWPDSLRPTDSLSAPAAQPPVARHWTSHFDIVPTLMQRLFRCQNPVGDYSIGRNLADAAGRGWLLVGSEDNFAVLEPDRITSINFDRTFDITDTSLNELPGASLNASLINDILRLSNAYYLK; encoded by the coding sequence ATGCAGACCGTGTCTCCGACACCCCGCCGCGATGCTCTCCGCGCCGGCAGTTGGTTCTTCCTGATCAACGCCGGGTTCGCCATCCTCATCGCGACCCGCTACATGGTCCACTTTACCGCGATCGCGGGCCTCGGGGCCTACCTGTACATCGCCATCGTGACCCTCAGCCACTTTGTGGCCCTGGTTTTCATCCCCTGGCTGGCGCTCTATGCCCCGGTGGCGCTCCTCGTGCCGCGCCGCGGCGTGCTGCTGCCGTGGGGGGCGTTGATCGCCGCGCTTACCCTCGGCCTGCTGGCTCTGGACACTCACGTGTTCAACCTCTACCGCTTCCACATCAACCGCTTCACCCTCGAGCTGCTTTTCGGCGGGGCCGGCGCGGAGATCTATGAATTTCACCCCTCGGAGTACGCGTTCGTCGCGACCGTGCTCGTTCTCGGAATCCTTTTCGAACTGTTCCTCTTCCGCTGGGTGTGGCGCGGACAGTGGTGGCGTCCCCTGCGCGTCGCCCGCTGGGCGGTCCCGGCGGTGCTCCTGATGATGCTGGCCGGCCACGCCGTCCATGCCTGGGCGGCCGCCAACGGCTCGCGCTCGATCACCCGGGCCTCGCGCTTCTACCCGCTCTACTTCCCCGCCACCGCCAACGATTTTTTCATCAAACACGGCTGGGCGTCGCCGGAACAGAACCAGCTCGCTCTGGCCGCCGGCGCCGATGAGTCCCGCAAGTACCTCCGCTACCCGCTGGCCCCCCTCCGCGCCGACTGTGGCTCCGGCGCCAACATTCTGCTCATCCTGCTCGACTCCTGGAACTACCGGGCGCTGGACTCGCTCGTCACGCCGCGCCTCTGGCATTTCGCCGCCTCGGCGGAGCAGTACCGCAACCACTACAGCGGCTCCAATGGGACCCGCACGGGCATCTTCTCGTTGTTCTACAGCCTCCCCGGCACCTACTGGTATGAGGTGCTCGCGGCCAAGATCCGCCCGGTATTCATTAACCACCTGCTTGCCTGCGGCTATCGGTTCGGGGTCTTCACCTCGGCCAGTCTCGTCAGCCCGCCTTTCGATCAGACGGTGTTCGCCGGCGTCCCGGGCATTCCCCTCCGCGTCCCCGGCGAGCGCGCGCACGACCGCGACCTTCAGATTACCAGAGACTGGCTCGCGTTCACTGAAGACTATGCCGCCTCCACCGGCGCCCCCCCCTTCTTCGGCTTTCTCTTCTACGATGCCCTCCACTCGATCAGCCACCCGGACGATTTCACCGGCCCCTTTCAGCCCGCCTGGACCCACGCCAAGTACTCAGCGTTGGGCGAGGACACCGACCCGGCCCCCTTCTGGAACCTCTACTGCAACGTGGCCTACTTCGAAGACTCGCTCGTCGGCCTCGTTCTGGCCGACCTCGAGGCGCACGGTTTGCTTGAAAACACGGTCGTGATTATCACCGGCGACCACGGCCAGGAATTCAACGAAAACGGCAAGGGTTACTGGGGGCACAACGGCAACTACTCGCGCGCCCAGCTGGGCGTCCCGCTGATCATCCGCTGGCCCGATTCCCTGCGGCCGACCGATTCGCTGTCGGCGCCCGCAGCCCAACCACCCGTCGCTCGCCACTGGACCAGCCATTTCGACATTGTACCGACTCTCATGCAGCGTCTGTTCCGCTGCCAAAACCCTGTCGGCGACTACAGCATCGGCCGCAACCTCGCCGACGCCGCCGGACGCGGCTGGCTGCTGGTCGGCAGCGAGGACAACTTCGCCGTGCTCGAACCTGATCGCATCACCAGCATCAACTTCGACCGCACTTTCGATATTACCGACACATCGCTCAACGAACTGCCCGGAGCCTCGCTCAACGCCTCCCTCATCAACGACATTCTCCGGCTGTCCAACGCGTACTACCTGAAATAG